From Halomicrobium urmianum, the proteins below share one genomic window:
- a CDS encoding winged helix-turn-helix domain-containing protein, with the protein MNAIEDAFDWLFGQDSMGRLRADWMTGSDDRILEFLEDTGAGHSLRGIENNFAERGQSISYTTLKRRIPKLEEAGLIYEIEGEGSYYAITEKGEDYLREEEDLRDEPEPHV; encoded by the coding sequence ATGAATGCTATCGAAGACGCTTTTGACTGGCTTTTTGGCCAAGACAGTATGGGCCGTCTCCGGGCAGACTGGATGACTGGGAGTGACGATCGTATTCTGGAGTTCCTCGAAGACACGGGGGCCGGCCACAGTCTGCGCGGGATTGAGAACAACTTCGCGGAGAGGGGCCAGTCCATCTCCTACACTACTCTCAAGAGAAGAATCCCCAAGTTGGAGGAAGCTGGCTTGATCTATGAGATCGAAGGAGAGGGATCTTACTATGCGATTACTGAGAAAGGAGAGGACTATCTCCGCGAGGAGGAGGATCTCCGCGACGAACCCGAGCCTCACGTCTGA
- a CDS encoding tyrosine-type recombinase/integrase, with product MSAPVEDPSELSVREVYEMFLDAKQLDYTDETLRDYETRLRQFVEWAEDQEAIETVGDLSGWHLEQFKLFRQGQDLAPTTIKGQMAACKVFLEYAAGIEAVDEMLPYKVNIPKLEQSEETSDVRLDADRAFRLIQHYRDSPTEYASERHVALELAWFTGARLGALRALDLDDYRSDDQILWFRHRLPSTPLKKKEHGERPVAVPDPVCEVIDAYLEGVRYDKRDEHGRDPLLSGRQGRPAASTLQTWVYQATIPCAAAPCPHDEDPRSCDWTARNTASSCPSSRSPHQVRTGSITWQLNSGLSYEAVAERVNSDPDTLRRYYDKADDVERLEQRRREFVDRLEFDPDDQD from the coding sequence TTGAGTGCGCCCGTCGAGGATCCGAGTGAGCTGTCGGTCCGCGAGGTCTACGAGATGTTCCTCGACGCGAAGCAGCTCGACTACACGGACGAGACGCTCCGCGACTACGAGACCCGCCTTCGCCAGTTCGTCGAGTGGGCCGAGGACCAGGAGGCGATCGAGACCGTCGGCGACCTCTCGGGCTGGCACCTGGAGCAGTTCAAGCTGTTCCGGCAGGGGCAGGACCTCGCTCCAACGACGATCAAGGGCCAGATGGCGGCGTGCAAGGTCTTCCTCGAGTACGCCGCCGGCATCGAGGCCGTCGACGAGATGTTGCCCTACAAGGTCAACATCCCGAAGCTGGAGCAGAGCGAGGAGACCTCCGACGTCCGCCTCGACGCCGATCGCGCGTTCCGGCTAATCCAGCACTACCGTGATTCGCCGACTGAGTACGCCAGCGAGCGTCACGTCGCACTGGAACTGGCCTGGTTCACGGGTGCGCGGCTTGGTGCCCTCCGAGCGCTCGATCTCGACGACTACCGGTCGGACGACCAGATCCTCTGGTTCCGCCACCGGTTGCCGTCGACGCCGCTGAAAAAGAAGGAGCACGGCGAGCGTCCAGTCGCTGTTCCGGACCCCGTGTGCGAGGTGATCGACGCTTACCTGGAGGGCGTCCGCTACGACAAGCGCGACGAGCACGGTCGCGATCCGCTACTGTCTGGTCGCCAGGGACGCCCGGCGGCGTCGACGCTCCAGACCTGGGTTTACCAGGCTACGATTCCGTGCGCGGCTGCTCCGTGCCCGCACGACGAGGATCCGCGGTCTTGCGACTGGACCGCGCGCAACACTGCCAGTAGCTGCCCGTCCTCCCGATCTCCCCATCAGGTGCGTACGGGCAGCATCACCTGGCAGCTGAACAGTGGCCTCTCCTACGAGGCCGTGGCGGAGCGCGTCAACTCTGACCCTGATACGCTCCGTCGCTACTACGACAAGGCCGACGACGTTGAGCGGCTCGAGCAGCGTCGTCGGGAGTTTGTCGACCGACTGGAGTTCGATCCCGATGATCAGGACTAA
- a CDS encoding DUF7845 domain-containing protein, translating into MIVEEENPIGLETHGLGQNLLWEDHGLSPYWGVVSVFEPDHDETLGPFEACGETWEIVGAKHWNGQLAHPENPDEFEDGLYEYQYKLEAVDDWGDRDAVFQFRPGFPDAMNVHSGNPIQSMPDDCPESIRVQSITTNLSVDESLELLQALADHIGLNPDYFHENPHPYSSIYQFERYGRLDRAVAQDHLTGSGGIIDEIADFAKDQRGRGEYKWDHEEIEGHYQSVAIDPDTWDLLLEDQSYGKHFKCYHPFHVRSESTDRDDDPLADPKIEMSYSSEYHPGESLDWHERDEVVSELDEAVHNILYWADVPVTPDADVWTDEDPYFDGNAGDAVELVSNPLPDLRDATEHHVESEFVRADVTDTDLEIAKVLTDGGNQHYEELAENADASTSAVYRLLDKFSALLESDNGIVKFIDDATRQHATDILEQVRETTEWAGDAIREVVDRDSLLRGEGTSALEKWMQRHGIKLVNSQRDRIRLKLGRRVGERELMKILRSGLEAAEGSGIPTEKIRNGLIDWVDRDGNPRKGWQIVVDGSILRKGGGDPYDSVSFTGTPDGNVNKSG; encoded by the coding sequence ATGATCGTAGAGGAGGAGAACCCGATCGGCCTCGAGACTCACGGTCTGGGCCAGAACCTTCTCTGGGAGGATCACGGCCTCTCTCCGTACTGGGGCGTCGTCAGTGTCTTCGAGCCCGATCACGACGAGACTCTCGGCCCGTTCGAGGCCTGCGGCGAAACTTGGGAGATCGTCGGTGCCAAGCACTGGAACGGTCAGCTCGCCCATCCCGAGAATCCCGATGAGTTCGAAGACGGACTCTACGAATATCAGTACAAGCTCGAGGCTGTCGACGACTGGGGAGACCGTGACGCTGTTTTCCAGTTCCGGCCCGGCTTTCCCGACGCGATGAACGTCCACTCCGGGAACCCGATCCAGTCGATGCCTGACGACTGCCCGGAGTCAATTCGCGTCCAGTCCATCACGACAAACCTCTCAGTCGACGAGTCGCTCGAGTTGCTTCAGGCACTCGCTGATCACATCGGCCTGAACCCGGATTACTTCCACGAAAATCCGCACCCGTACTCCAGCATCTACCAGTTCGAACGCTACGGGCGTCTCGATCGGGCTGTCGCGCAGGATCACCTGACCGGGTCCGGCGGCATCATCGACGAGATTGCCGACTTCGCAAAGGATCAGCGCGGCCGTGGCGAGTACAAGTGGGACCACGAGGAGATTGAGGGCCACTACCAGAGCGTCGCGATCGATCCCGATACTTGGGACCTATTGCTTGAGGATCAGTCCTACGGTAAGCATTTCAAGTGCTATCACCCATTCCACGTTCGTTCAGAGAGTACGGACCGCGACGATGATCCGCTCGCCGATCCGAAGATCGAGATGTCCTATTCCAGTGAGTACCACCCCGGCGAGTCTCTCGACTGGCACGAGCGCGACGAGGTCGTCTCTGAGCTCGACGAGGCCGTCCACAACATCCTCTACTGGGCTGACGTTCCCGTCACGCCCGACGCGGACGTCTGGACCGACGAAGATCCCTACTTCGACGGCAACGCTGGCGACGCGGTCGAACTCGTCTCAAATCCGCTGCCTGACCTCCGCGATGCAACCGAGCATCACGTCGAAAGCGAGTTCGTTCGCGCTGACGTCACCGATACCGACCTCGAGATCGCGAAGGTCCTCACCGATGGCGGGAACCAGCACTACGAGGAACTCGCCGAGAACGCCGACGCCAGCACGTCGGCTGTCTACCGTCTCCTCGATAAGTTCTCCGCGCTCCTGGAGTCAGACAACGGGATCGTCAAGTTCATCGACGACGCTACGCGCCAGCACGCGACGGATATCCTCGAGCAGGTCCGCGAAACGACCGAATGGGCCGGAGACGCGATTCGTGAGGTCGTCGATCGGGATTCGCTGCTTCGTGGCGAAGGCACCTCTGCCCTTGAGAAGTGGATGCAGCGCCACGGGATCAAACTTGTCAACAGCCAGCGAGACCGTATTCGCCTCAAGCTCGGTCGGCGTGTCGGCGAGCGAGAGCTTATGAAGATTCTCCGCTCCGGGCTCGAGGCCGCCGAGGGCTCTGGTATCCCCACCGAGAAGATCAGGAACGGCCTGATTGACTGGGTCGACCGCGACGGCAATCCCCGGAAGGGCTGGCAGATCGTCGTCGACGGCAGCATCCTCAGGAAGGGCGGGGGCGACCCCTACGATTCAGTTTCGTTTACTGGCACGCCTGACGGGAACGTGAATAAGAGCGGCTGA